The genomic DNA atttttattgaaaaaaaaacctcactgATGATAGGCTAACTGGCCTATAGGTGTTGTAGTCCCTAAGATGgacagatacagttcatcctgagGATTCACTGTTCCACGTGTATGTGTACCATTAAAACATGGTTTATAAAACCAtgacaattattattataatgattatatattattattttatattatataaatgtggtagggggtgcctgctctgtctctccttcagtTAAAGGGTTCTTGGCTTAAAGAACGTTGAAGACTCTTGGCTTAATCCATAAATCTGcttgtttctctgttttctaTTAGCAACCCAGTTGACCTGAGCAACCCTGCAATAGTGAGCACCACTCCGAAgtttcaggaacagtttcttaACTCCAGCACTATCCCTCATGAGGTGGTGCTGCATCCATGTTTGAAACAGCTACCCCAAATCTTCTTCAGGGCCATGCGGGGCATCAGCTGCTTAGTGGATGCCTTCTTAGGtaagaatgaaaatgaaaagctcAGAGTGATTGGcacctttttttcaaaagtgcAACAAAACATGTTAACTTTACTGCTCATTTTCCAATGCatgatgttttatttctttttttgatttttgaaattGAGTTGTTCCTACCTCCTAGGCAGCTACCTGCTTCAGTAGGGTAACCTGTTACATTCAACAGGCTTTTGTTAAAGGATTAGACTGCAAAGATTTTCAAAGCCTCTCCTGCAGTACATGCAAAAGAGATGTTACTttgacaacaaaataaaatcagacaTAGTGTTATTGTGATCTCAAGCAATTGTACAGTTGATGCACGTACATTTTCCTACTGTAATGAAATCAAAGGATACCGATGGGTGACTGGAGGGTAggaaaaatacattcaaaaatctaaaagaattgtttttataaaagtGTACACAGAAGTGTAAATTATAGTAATTAGGAAACTTAGTAAGTTAGTAGTGAAAATTGTAATATGCTCTGAAAGGCATTTAAACTATTAACAGCAATTCCAAGCATTTATTTCTTGTAACAGTTTTACTCCTTTCCAGTTGATATTCTGGGCAGAACTCCTGAGTAAAATCAAGACGGAGGATGTCAGTCAGTAGTCCCTGTTGAAACATTGGAATAAAAATATGTCGGTGTGATTTTTCTCTTTACACCGTAGGTGTCTCTGTTGAAAAGAGAGATGTACGGGAGAAGGTGGTCTCTTTTTGTCAAGTGCGGCCCTCTCATGGTACAGACATTAGCTGATGCATCATAAAATGAGATGGGCATATGATGGAGTCTATTTATTGGTGGTGATGGTATTAACAACTGGGCTTAGTCTTGCCGTAGCAAAATGATTGTTCTAGGCATTCCGATTAACCTACAAGATCTTCAACAAGGGGTCTGTTGCGGGTACCAAAGTAAATCAAGAAGGATAGATGACTATTGCTGATTCATCTCTAACCATTGTCTTGCATGTCTATGGATGAAAATTGTCCATGATCAATCACAGACTGTGAAGCCACTtaattttcttctctctctctcgctctctctcgctctcgctctctctcataacattagaaactggaaaaaggcttcaaatgattatatttaaccaaaacaagttctgtCCACTGGAAAAGTGGAGGAATGAAAATGTGTGTCTTGTTTGCTAATCAAAAATCTTTTTACTCCCTTGCTATGGGTGGAAGAACACTAAATTTAGTCCCAGCTCATTTTACCTTTCTGCCAACAGGTATTTCACGTCCCAGAGCTGACAGTGCCCCGCCCACCCCAGTCAACAGAATGAGCATGTCTCCACCCCCCTCCATCACCAACACCACCCCCCCTCACAGCCGCAAGCAACGGCATACAGTGGTcaccaaaacaacaagcaagAGTTCAACTGTAAGTTCAAGTGttacattaacataaaaatatagtAAGTGCAGAGTTGGAAAAAATTAtggtctgttttattttaattttgttatcCTATAACATTGTTTGAAGACAATCTATAAACAGAGCAGGGCTGATTATAAAGCTACACTCGCCGAGACTTTTACAGAAGAATACACTACACTTGTCAAGGTCAGTGTGTGGATCACCTTTCctgccatttgttttttactattTAAGTGAAGAAATCTCAACAAATCTTCTTTTTACCTGACCTTTGCTGTGTGTGATCTGTTAGTTAATTAGAGCCGTGGTTTTGCAATCTGAATTTAACATGATCATGCATGGTTTTGTGTCATCCCGGCTTGATTACGGCAACTCCGTTTTCCCCTGTCTCAACAAGTCGTCCCAGGACCGTTTACAACTGGTCTAGAACTCGGCTGCAAGGCTGTTGAGCAGGTCCAGCAGGATGTCACACATCACTCCTGTTTTCTCCTTGTTACGTTGGCTTCCAATCAAGTTCAGGATCCAGTTTAAAGTTCTTGTTCTTACATAAAAAGCATTGCATGGTCAGGCACCTGTTTATATATCTGACCTGCTCCATCCATCTATTACGGTCACTCAAGTCTTAAAACCAGGGATTACTGGTGGTCCCACGCACTTGTATGAAAACTAAAGCTGACCGTTTCTTTCAAGTGGTCGCTCTGACTCTGTGGAGCGCCCTTTCTATTGACTTATGTTAcgcttttaaaaagcagctgaagacacaCTTGTTTCAACTCGCTTTTGTCTCATATTTGTAATTTCGGGATTTTAGTCTTTTAATCTTTTACCTTTATTGgtattatattttgtgtttgcttgtttattttctgttttggatCCTACtctattaaaaagaaaaatgtttattgtgtgaagcactttgtgaatCTGTAAAAGGTGCTTTATCAAATAAATTATTAGTTACACTAGTCATGTTGTCAACAGCCTAATCAGATATCTTCCTATATCCCTTCCCACCCTGCAGAGCAGTGGTATTCAACCAACCAAAGCAtcccagcagcaacagcagcagcaacaaactTCATCCTCCCCGACCCTGCTTTCCAGCCCCAACCAGAGCAGTTGGGAGACTCGGCCCTTGCCGGCCCCAGCGCGGCCAAAGGTCAACAGCATCCTCAATCTATTCGGCCAGTGGCTGTTCGACGCTGCACTGGTCCATTGTAAGCTCCACAGCGGCCTCAGCCGAGACCCCAGCATGACCGGTAAGAAGTGGGGCGATGGTTAATAGAATTTTCTTTTATGCATGGGCAGGTAGGTGTTTTGTTGCTGTTCATAAGTACGTGTTTTTTGTggagttatgttttttttggtgttatttttttactgtatgtcGTTGGGatatcctttttgttttttcacctttttctctAAAACTTCTTTGTGCCCTTCTGTGTGTGGGGGGCTTGGTTAGAAGTGGCCTGGTATGAGATTTCCATCGGATTCTAATCCATTTACATCTACCAACTATATAAACCTAGCTAAAACTGCATATAGACTATAATCATATGTTAAGGACTTCATACAGCCATTTTATTGATAAAATCATCGCCAGAGGGGTCAATGACAGCacataaaaatactttaaaaatttggctggtcattggctctccatttgttttctcttttgggtGTAGTGTTCTGCACGTGTCTACCATGTCTGATTAATGTTAAGAGTTGTTATGGGTCAAAAGTCATGTATTGaggagaacaaaaaaacacacacacaattcatgCCTGATATGAATTGATCCCAACATATTGGATCTGCTTTGATTTTGTGTCTCTCCACTATTTCTGTTATCTTGCAGCCTCTTTTATCCAAATTCTCCTTTCTTATAAATCTTGTAAGTAGGAACAGCAGCTTTTTTTCCTCACTTAATTTGCGTTTCTTGACAAGTCTTCCTGCTTTTTAGTTAAGTTCCTCATGATCATCGCCATTATCGTCATTTTCTGTTCCCACTGCTTGTCATATATAAAAGTTCACCAGCGTTCTCTCAGCGTTTCTCCAAAGGTGATGGAATGGGTTTCACCAACTGACCACTTGTCTCAACCATAACGTTGCCAGTTTGTGACAACGCAACCCTGTTTTAAGTTCCCATTGTTCTTTTCCCTTGGGTCACACTAATCcttattatttagtttatttatttaccccCCTCAAGTTAAgcttttatgttgttgttttttatcattTCCCTTTGTATTGTCAGTTCACTTGAGTTTTGATTTTACTGGTTTGGTGCCTCAGTGCATGAAGTGAATGTTCTCTACTTTGATTGACAGTCATATAATTGCAACAGTGAGGGAGCTGACATAGGGATTTTGCCTTGTGATCTTGCAGCTGAAACATTTTATTACTAGCACACTACACTTGGTCATACTTTGTACCAGTGATAGGTAGAACCTCTGTGGCAAAATCTTTGTGTCTCAGTTCCCTTTGTGCTTTTAAATGTGAGCGTGTGTTTGCAGTCATTGaagtctttgttttctcttgttgtgattatgttgtgATCTTGTAGCGATTAAATATCTgctttgattcttttttttaactttctttttttttactgttttcttttattttagtgTGCATATAGTAGCTGCATTTCGATGTTTGCTTGTTATTCAGTCATGCATGTATACTACTGACCAAATTACAACTCAGGGTCCTTTCATTCTCTGTCTTTTTGCACTCTCTACAGCAATAGCCACTCAAGTAGGTCTGGAGCTAAGGAGGAAGGGATCCCAAATGTCCACTGACTCCATGGTGTCCAACCCCATGTTTGACGCCAACGAGTTCCCAGAGAGTTACGAGGCAGGACGAGCTGAGGCCTGCGGGACTCTCTGCCGCATCTACTGTAGCAAGAAAACTGGAGAAGATATTTTGCCTGTATACCTGTCCAGGTAACTTAGTCAAGagttttatattttatcatgacaattttttttatgaaagcaaCAACCTAACTGTGGACATGGTTTTAGTCTCAttgaatattttgttttgttttgtttttgtaactttttttaaactataattATCCTTTCTCTTCCTGGTAGGTTCTACATGGTCCTGATTCAGGGTCTCCAGATCTCTGATTTTATCTGCAGACCAGTTCTGGCTTCTATCATTCTCAACTCGTCCTCTCTCTTCTGTACTGACCTAAAGGGAATCAATGTGGTGGTGCCCTACTTCATAGCTGCCCTGGAGACTATTGTACCAGACAGGTTAGACTGGTTTGGGATTGGTTACCATTTAATTAACAGCTTGTGTTTACTGGATAACATTGTCCGATCATATGATTTTAGTGAGATTTATCTTTATAGGTTTTAAGAATATATCTTGAAGTACATACACGAGATGCGTTTTTCTTTAACAGGGAGCTGTCCAAATTCAAGATGTATGTTAATCCTACCGATCTGAGGAGAGCCTCTATAAACATCCTGCTTGCCATGCTGTCATTGCCACATCATTTTGGCAACATCAAATCAGAGGTAACAGCTTtggtatcttttttttttttttatctaccaCTTAAGTGCAGCATTTAGTATGTTTTTGGGTTTGCAGTGTGTGAAATGAATCATATATTGTCATTGCAGCTTATGTGAAATCCTTGTCGAAACATTTCAGTAGTACAGTTCCGTACCATAAAGCCACATGTAGGTAAAAACCCATTCGCTGGGTTCTTTACCATGTTGCTGTTGTGCTTTAGGTTCTATTGGAAGGAAAGTTCAATGAGGAGGATGGGTGGCCTCATGACCAGCCTGTGTCTTTCCTGTCCCTGAGGCTACGTCTTGTCAATGTCCTCATAGGAGCACTTCAGACTGAGActgacaccaccaacacacagctCATCCTGGGTATCTACTGGCTTCTTCATTTCTTAATGATCTGATTAGTTAAACCATGTTTTGACTGTGTTGGAGTCTATTATTCTATGTATTGTTTAATTATTGAACACCCTCCTCTCTCAGGTGCAATGCTAAATATTGTTCAAGACTCGGCACTGTTGGAGTCCATAGGTGCACAGACTGAAACAGTAAGACTCAGATCACTGCTGTTATCTAATGATGAACCATTAACATTTTATAATGCTAGAAGCAGAGTGATGCACTAGACATCAATATTGCTTTGTTTCTGTGGTTGTAGGGGAGTGTTGATGGGAGCCACATGACTGTGAGAAGTCAAAGTCACAGCCGTACTAACAGTGGCATTAGTTTCACCAGTGGGGGAAGCACGGAGGCCACCAGCCCAGACTCTGAGCGTCCTGCCCAGGCCCTGCTTCGAGACTACGGTAAGACACACAGCTTCTCCGTATAAACTAATATCCTTGTGCTCGCTGAAATAACACAGTGGTGCCAGCTTTGGTCAGATTGTGCATAACATGCTGGAactttatttcctgtgataagtACCTTCTTTCTGAACAATGCAAAACTAATTGAATTTAACACGTTTGTTCTTTATAGCTAACGTGGTTAAAGTGGTATTCAGAGTTAAGAAGCGTTGGGTAAAATGTCTTTGTAGGTGAAACCAAGTTATTTGCTGTGATGCTGTGGCACTGTTATGTATGAAGTGCCTGCTGACTTCATAATTCTCTCTGATTGATTGGTTGCCTAATCAAAGTCCTTTCAAAgactttgtcttttctttactTGGGCTGAGCGATGTTTAGAAACAATAGCCActctcatttcatttttccCTCAAGTTTATATCTACTTTCACTAAACACTGGGCTGCTTATCGGCAACTTTGTCTAACAGGAAATGGGAGTGTGGGTTCCTGTGGGACAGGACGGTGACATTGTGTTGTGAGGCTCAGTACTGGACAGTAAAAACAAGACTTCAGAGTGGGTAGAGGTCTGGAGACAGCTGTTATATACGCTACCCTACTTTGACTGCTTTGTTTCTGGCAGAGGTTGCAAACCCATTCTACCACCACACCAAATTCCATTCTCAAATTAACACTTTGGagcttcttttctttaaagtttCTTTAATATGTAAAGGAACAGAAAGAATATTTATCAGTTACTTCAAAATCCACATGCACCGTTCTTCATATTCTATGGTCTACCTCAGCTAAAAACCCAGAATCCCTCAGTATGTTAGCATCTCACTACTGAGCTTTTTAATTAGTTCAGTCTAGTTTGATTAAATCAtacataacattttattttcgtTCAAAATCAAAACTCTATCGCTCAGCCCTATTTATTCAGCAATTTATTTACTCTCTATATTTTAGTCTATCTGAATTTCTCTAAACATTGTGTGCTGTACTTCTTTTAAACTCAGTTCTAATGCATGTTTTTAATACCATATAATTAATAACTCTGTATCCAGAACGTTTTATCCTGTTGTCCTGCATACCTTAGCTGTTTTGCCTGAATCATGCTTTGCTCTATTCTTTGCGGTGTTTGGTATTTTGGGGTGTTATATGGTCTAGCTCTTCCAGATACGGCGGCAGGCCTGCTGGTGCGCAGCATTCACCTGGTCACTCAGAGACTCAACTCCCAGTGGAGGCAAGACATGAGCATTTCACTGGCTGCCTTGGAGCTGCTGGCTGGGCTCGCCAAGGTAAAGGTACAATGTCCAAACATCAAAGAGACTCAGTGTAACAATCTACAATCATTACCAGCTGGCCAGGCCATGGTGAGACTGTTGTATGTCTTTCACTCATACCTCAACCAGCAGAAGCCTTTGCATTGCTCTATAACAACAACAGCAAGAACAACTCTATCACTTTACCACAGCTGTTTTGACCAATGTTTACAGAAAAACCTCTATTCAAGTTAACTGGTGCACCTGCTATGAGATGTTTCAGTTTCTAAATAAGGTTACATTAGTTAAATAGACAGTAATTGgctataaaatgtaaatatctgACACTTTGAGAGTGCTGAGGAGCAGAGAAAGAAGAGGCAAAGGTAACAGAGGTTTCATAGAGATTATTGAAATGACATACTGCTGGTTCTGtaactttaaaactttttagTAATATTTTGCAAATAGTCAAGTGTGTCTTAATTGAGTAAAACAACCAATCACTTATGCACCCAAGCCTACAGAAAAAGTGCACAAAATTGTTTTGTAATCTAGCTcatgtaatacatttttctgtatttgttgtatATGTCTTAACCAGGTAAAGGTGGGAGTGGACTCTTCAGACCGTAAACGTGCTGTCAGCTCTATATGTGGGTACATCGTGTACCAGTGTAGCCGTCCTGCTCCTCTTCAGTCCCGAGACCTCCACTCCATGATTGTAGCTGCCTTCcagtttctctgtgtgtggctCACAGAACACCCTGACATGCTGGATGAGAAGGTAAGTTTAAAGACTGAACTAAGATTTCCTTCAGATATTTTGTTTGGTCATAGAGGAATAGAATTATATTGTAAAATTCACCTTCTACCAAGAACGTGTAGAAAACTGCATAACTTCGCCATTTCTCTTAGATACAATATTTACTCTGAATTTTATTGGCAATTGTGTTTAAGTCTTAGCCTCATTTAtgtgaaagagaaatatgcACTCTTGCTCTGAGATTCAATCCCCaacctctttttcttttggatCAGGATTGTTTGGTAGAGGTGTTGGAGATTGTAGAGCTGGGAATCTCTGGCAGCAAGTCCCGACAGGAACAGGAAGTCCGACACAAAGGGGAGAAGGAGCACAACCCAGCTTCAATGAGGGTTAAGGACGCTGCTGAGGCAACTTTGTCCTGGTGAGGTTCCAAAAACGTTTCTTCAGTATGGACCTGAAACTACAGTTTGGTGATATAGTTTGGTGACAGCAGTTTATGACAACGACACAGAAGAGAACAGTGCTTATGGAAAGTATTCACAGCGCTTCACTTTTTCCCACATTCTGTTAATTAACAGCCTTATTCCAAAAtggattacatttatttttccctCAAAATTCTACACATGATACCCCATAATGacaattaaaataaagtttgtttgagatttttgcaaatttaataaaaattcaaaaacaaagaaatcacAGCCTTAGCAATCAAGCTCAAAATTGAGTTTAGGTACATTCCGTTTCCACTGATCATCCTATTGGAGACCACCTGTGGTAAATACAGTTGATTGGACATGATTTGGAAAGGCACAGGTCCCACAGTTAACCGTGCTTGTCAGATCACTAAACAAGCAGAAGTTGAAGGAACTGTCTGTAGACTCAAGGCACAGATCTGAGGGAGCGTATAGaaacatttctgctgctttaaaggtcccaatGATCACAGTGGTTTCCATCATCCGTAAATGGAAGAAGTTTAAAACCACCAGAACTCTTACTAGAGCTGGTTGTCCCTCTAAACTAAGTGATCGAGGGAAGAAGGGCTTTAGTTAGAGAAGTGACCAATAACCCGATGGTCACTCATGACAGAGCTCCAGGGTTCCTCTGTGGAGAGAGGGGAATCTTCCAGAAGGACGACCATCGTTGCTGAACTCCACCAATCAGGCCTGTATGGTAGATTGTCCAGACGGAAGCCACTTAGTAAAAGGCACATTGCGGCTTCAGGACAACTCTGTAAATGTCCTAAAGTGTCCCAGCCAGAGCCCAGACTTGAATCCCCTTGAACATCTCTGCAAGGATCTGAAAATAGCTGTGCACCAACGCTCCCCATACAACCTGATGGAGCTCGAGAGGTTCTGTAAAGAGGAATGGTGAAACTGGACAAAGATAGGTCTGCCAAGCTTGTGGCTTCAAATTCCAAAAGACTTGAGGCAGTAATTTCTGTCAAAGGTGCCACAACAAAGTATTGAGCAAAAGCTGTGAATActtttattatactttttattatATGTTTTCGTTCTTTATTTCTAATGAAtttgcaaacatttaaaaaaaaaaatgtcatgttgtCATTATGGGGTATTTTGTGTAGaattgaggaaaaaaatgaattcaatCAATTTTGCAATAAGGCTGTAACATTCTAAATTACTCAAACATCAGTCTGTCTGTTACCAGAGAGCAGCCACTTCTAGACATGGTTATTTCTggatattttcacaaaaaagaaaaagttacaacAAAGTTGACTAATCAAAGTcaacaataaaatgttattagCCATGCATTTGAATATCACCTTTACAATATTGTTGACTCCAGAAGGAATtttgtaatttggttaaaatgcACAGTATGTCTTAGTCATTATACTAAGTTATGTaattgttcttcttcttttttttttttttttttttacttctgatGAAATGAACCAGTTTCCCCAGATTTTCTGCTGAACCTCCACACAGCATTAATACAACTATTAGGCAGTAAAACGGCCTTGTCCGTATTGACCTTGTTTGCTGTTTCCCAGTATCATGCAGGTGTTGGGGGCCTTCCCTTCTCCCAGCGGGCCTGCCTCCACCTGCAGCCTGCTGAATGAAGACACCCTGATTCGGTTTGCCAGACTCGGTGCCACAGGAGCCAGCAACTTCCGCTACTTTGTCCTGGACAACTCAGTCATCCTCGCCATGCTGGAGCAACCTCTCGGCAATGAGCAGAGTCAGTAGCTCATCATCTGTCCTCTGACCTAATACCAGTTTATTGAGATATTAACAATGATTAAGATGTTACTaagttcattttaaatgtacaaGTAGTACCTGTATCACCCGCCTTGTACCAAGCACCGtgaaagtaaattaaattaCCTGCAGGCCACCCTGTTTCTCCATAAATGAGAGCATCTCTGTCCTCACAGACCCTAGTCCATCAGTGACCGTCTTGATACGCGGGACGGCTGGCAGACATGCCTGGACCATGCAGCTTTTCCACCAGCCCAGAGGAGCTTGGGCCAATCAGAGGGTAAGATCACACTAGTTTACTGCATCATAAAAGACAACAATGCCAAAACAGTAGCACTTCAGAAATGTTGTTAAAATGGCATGCTAGAGTCTTGCTTTTGTATAATCTCCCGATCTTTTTAGTTTATAATGGAACTATGCTCCATATCTGTCTACTTTTCTCCCTTTACAGCAGGTGTTTGTTCCAGAGGGCCGTCCAACACCCAACAATGGGGTGGGTATCAAGTACAACGTCAAGCAGAGGCCCTTCCCTGAAGAGGTGGATAAGATACCTCTTGTCAAAGCTGATGTCAGTATTCCTGACTTGGATGACATTGTCAGTAAAGAGGTGAGATTGACATCCTGTTGAACCCTACCACCATATGACTCATTACAAATGAAATGATTTTACCTTGGGCACAAGCCAAAACAAGATGGTTGTTGTCATGGCTAAAATACAGCCACGCAATAACTAAATTTACTCATATTTGCTATTATACAAATTCAGGTGTGTTGTATGGGCTGGCAGGAGGATTCGAGAGCCACAAATGCACTGATGAGTAATTTCCCCAACGTGAGTTGTTGAATAGATGAAATTCCACTTGGGTGTCTCTTGGAAAAAAGGGTTAAATCCTCTGGTTTGTTGGAAAACACAAGGATCTTAGATGATGTGCGGTTTCTCAATCCAATGCAATACCCTTCAAATAATATGTAGCATTCAAACCATAACCACAATCGGAAAAATGGCCGCTGAACAGAATCAACACCACTCTGACACGATGTTAAGAAAGTGAACattatagctttaaaaaaaattgaacttGTTGAAGAGCTGTTGTACTGGATTGTATTAGATTGTACAGGTTTTGCTAATACAATGGTTTCTCCAGTTAAGTGTTTTAAAGCACTGGTGCACACTACTGACTCTTTTCACATCAACTTCGGAAGTTGACATCTCAGTATTTGGACTGTGGGATGTGGTCGTTGTGGGTTAAGGCTGAATTCATGCAGTTGAGTGCCATTCATTAGCCAACCCTCTTAAAATTGCCCTATTCCCTTCTTCTTTTCAGCTGGAACTTCAGCATGACAAGCTTCGTATTCTGATGACCAAGCAGATAGAGTATGAGAACGCCTTGGAGCGGCACAGTGAGGAGCTCTGGAAGTCCAAGCTTTACCCTGATCCACGGACCGACTGCAAACCCCCTCCACCCGCGCAGGAGTTCCAGACAGCACGCCTCTTCCTCTCCCACTTTGGCTTTCTGTCTCTGGAGGCGCTCAAGGTTGGTATCATTTGTCTGATCGTGACCGATGAGAAAGTCTCTTGGATTAAAGTTGCGAAAATCATTTTCTGCCAAATTCAGATATTAAATAAGTCCTTTAGCTACTTATACCTAACTTTAATTGGTACTTTTGCGATGTGATTCAATTTAAAGATAATTTGTATGATGTATAACATTTTGTAGcctgttttcaaaatgtatatttgtcaCAAGAGGTTGTATGCTGTAACGTTTGAGGGAATTTAATCATTGCGTGGGCGCCTAGAGCCAAATAATGCATCCACCTCCAAGTGTCTAAGCAACTTCACGACGTCATCAAaaagtcaatgttttgattGAGAAACCTCTGTAGAGACACCTAGCTGCAAAAAAAATTACGTATTGTACATTAAGGTCTGGGGAATGAATGATGCAAAAAAGTTATATTGATAATTATGATGTAATGTGTAAAGTATTAATGAGATATTAATATTGTTAATATagaatgtgtgtatatttgtttattattgaCAGGAGCCCAACAACAGCCGTCTACCTCCTCATCTGATTGGCCTGGAGTCATCCTTGCCAGGGTTTTTTGATGACATAAGCTACCTGGACCTGCTTCCCTGCCGACCATTTgacactgtctttattttctatgTGAGGGCTGGACAGAAAAGCAGCCCTGAGGTAAGGGAACTTGCAACAGATTTTGTAAAACAGTATACCGTTTAACGATTGACACGTTTGGCTTGTATTTTAAATGGAATAAAATGGCTTGAATTTAACATACAGATCTTGACCTTAAGATGTGTAGAATAATCTTTAAATAAGAATGGATGTGTGCTTGGGGTGATTAGATCCTGAGGAATGTGGAGTCATCGTCCAGTGTCCAGCCCCACTTCTTGGAGTTCCTGATGTCCTTGGGCTGGCCTGTGGACGTGGGACGCCACCCAGGGTGGACAGGACACCTGGATACCAGCTGGACCCTCAACTCGTGCTCCGACAGCAATGATATACAACAAACAGGTAAGCTACGAAGCTAACTACTGCATNNNNNNNNNNAAAGATTTTGGAGGAATGCAGATCATTGCATCTGTTATTTATCTATACGTTGGATATTGTTTCTcctatttttttcaatgtagaGGACGCAGCTACTCCGGAGGACACAGGAGGTTCAGTGTTCAACGGGGAGAAGAAAGTTTTATACTATGCTGATGCTCTAACAGAGATTGCCTTTGTTGTTCCATCTTTAACAGAAAATTCTGGTTAGTCATCACTACTTTAAATATGGGTTGatagatattatatatgatGAAAACCCAATCGGGGATTCAGGGGTGACAGAGTTGCCATTTGTTCTTTGTTGTTTCCCAGAGGAGTCATCAGTGCACAGTGACTCCACAGTGGAGGCTGACGCTAACACAGACGTCATGCCTGGTTTACACAAACAACCCAATCTCACACTGGAGCTGTTCCCCAACCATTCTGAAAACTTGGAATCTGCCAAAAAGGTAAATTTGGCTTATGTTGGTGCACTGATTAGGATTTATAAGTGTTTTATATAGCGTTTGCTTAAACTCGCTGTGGATTGTGTTATTTCTGCAGCTAAGTCCTTTGGTAAAGACGAAGAGATCATCAACTGGAAAGTCTTTCCCAGCATTGGGTCCTGAGACAAAGGTGTTTGTGGTCTGGGTGGAGCGCTTTGACGATATCGGTAGGCACATCATGTCATGTAATTTGAGAAAGATAGATTCTATTCCGTTTATTTTTGTAGCATGTTC from Etheostoma spectabile isolate EspeVRDwgs_2016 chromosome 7, UIUC_Espe_1.0, whole genome shotgun sequence includes the following:
- the ralgapb gene encoding ral GTPase-activating protein subunit beta isoform X4, which translates into the protein MYSEWRSLQLVVQSDQGHLSVLHTYPTSVGTEVANAVVKPLGTAVSPVATENILKTDKEVKWTMEVLCYGLTLPLEGDTVKLCVDVYTDWMMALVSPRDSMPQPVVKEPNMYVQTILKHLYNVFVPRPDHHSLNHIRLCQQVLTAVQKLARESVSMVRETWEVLLLFLLRINDTLLAAPTVGVGVAEKLAEKLMAVLFEVWLLACARCFPTPPYWKTAREMLANWRHHPPVVEQWSRVACALTSRLLRFTHGPSFPPFKVPDEDASLIPLEMDNDCVAQTWYRFLHMLSNPVDLSNPAIVSTTPKFQEQFLNSSTIPHEVVLHPCLKQLPQIFFRAMRGISCLVDAFLGVSVEKRDVREKVVSFCQVRPSHGISRPRADSAPPTPVNRMSMSPPPSITNTTPPHSRKQRHTVVTKTTSKSSTSSGIQPTKASQQQQQQQQTSSSPTLLSSPNQSSWETRPLPAPARPKVNSILNLFGQWLFDAALVHCKLHSGLSRDPSMTAIATQVGLELRRKGSQMSTDSMVSNPMFDANEFPESYEAGRAEACGTLCRIYCSKKTGEDILPVYLSRFYMVLIQGLQISDFICRPVLASIILNSSSLFCTDLKGINVVVPYFIAALETIVPDRELSKFKMYVNPTDLRRASINILLAMLSLPHHFGNIKSEVLLEGKFNEEDGWPHDQPVSFLSLRLRLVNVLIGALQTETDTTNTQLILGAMLNIVQDSALLESIGAQTETGSVDGSHMTVRSQSHSRTNSGISFTSGGSTEATSPDSERPAQALLRDYDTAAGLLVRSIHLVTQRLNSQWRQDMSISLAALELLAGLAKVKVKVGVDSSDRKRAVSSICGYIVYQCSRPAPLQSRDLHSMIVAAFQFLCVWLTEHPDMLDEKDCLVEVLEIVELGISGSKSRQEQEVRHKGEKEHNPASMRVKDAAEATLSCIMQVLGAFPSPSGPASTCSLLNEDTLIRFARLGATGASNFRYFVLDNSVILAMLEQPLGNEQNPSPSVTVLIRGTAGRHAWTMQLFHQPRGAWANQRQVFVPEGRPTPNNGVGIKYNVKQRPFPEEVDKIPLVKADVSIPDLDDIVSKEVCCMGWQEDSRATNALMSNFPNLELQHDKLRILMTKQIEYENALERHSEELWKSKLYPDPRTDCKPPPPAQEFQTARLFLSHFGFLSLEALKEPNNSRLPPHLIGLESSLPGFFDDISYLDLLPCRPFDTVFIFYVRAGQKSSPEILRNVESSSSVQPHFLEFLMSLGWPVDVGRHPGWTGHLDTSWTLNSCSDSNDIQQTEDAATPEDTGGSVFNGEKKVLYYADALTEIAFVVPSLTENSEESSVHSDSTVEADANTDVMPGLHKQPNLTLELFPNHSENLESAKKLSPLVKTKRSSTGKSFPALGPETKVFVVWVERFDDIENFPLSDLLAETSTGLEASMSNSTSCRSGLLEKDVPLIFIHPLKTGLFRIRLHGAVGKFGMVNPLVDGMVVSRRALGFLVRQTVINVCRRKRLESDLYNPPHVRRKQKITEIVQRYRNKQLEPEFYTSLFHEVGEGKLHL